A window of Nitrososphaerales archaeon contains these coding sequences:
- a CDS encoding YkgJ family cysteine cluster protein, with the protein MDQSYLKSSLDELAKKWKVDPKIYDLTLGNRTDVKDTPVHVNGVVFHIPMLASDNLYVLWDCLWPECHNCCEKQGRLPLTIDDIESISKKLNYTKKEFIDKETRTSSWTETEAFGDVITSISMISLRRIYDEKEEHDGKPLSCRFLDNEGYCKLHPARPGCCQIYPFASWTTIANGRPQVHATFQFDGNCPGFYLSESLDDMSEVLEDYSKRIVKYNNAVNRTTREGYGFISILDRRFKP; encoded by the coding sequence ATGGATCAAAGTTATCTAAAATCTTCGCTTGATGAATTAGCGAAGAAGTGGAAGGTAGATCCTAAGATCTATGACCTGACGCTTGGTAATAGAACAGATGTAAAGGACACGCCTGTACACGTTAACGGTGTAGTATTTCACATACCTATGCTAGCAAGTGATAATTTGTATGTTTTATGGGACTGTTTGTGGCCAGAATGTCATAATTGCTGCGAAAAACAGGGGCGTTTGCCCTTAACAATCGACGACATAGAATCTATATCCAAAAAGTTGAATTACACGAAAAAGGAGTTTATAGATAAGGAGACAAGAACATCTAGCTGGACAGAGACAGAAGCATTTGGAGATGTAATAACTTCGATTTCGATGATCTCTCTAAGGAGAATATATGATGAAAAAGAGGAGCATGATGGTAAACCATTGAGCTGCAGGTTCTTGGATAACGAAGGTTATTGCAAGTTACACCCTGCAAGGCCTGGGTGTTGTCAGATCTACCCATTTGCATCGTGGACAACTATCGCAAACGGCAGACCTCAAGTACATGCAACATTTCAATTTGATGGGAACTGCCCCGGTTTCTATTTATCAGAATCATTGGATGATATGTCAGAAGTGTTGGAAGATTACTCAAAGCGCATAGTTAAGTATAACAACGCCGTAAATAGGACTACAAGGGAAGGTTATGGATTCATAAGTATACTAGACCGGCGTTTTAAACCCTAG
- a CDS encoding NAD(P)/FAD-dependent oxidoreductase: MKIAVVGMGVAGAYVANRLSNAHDVIGFERMREQDHDSICAWGTTKALMTELTNKCGLKFEDYLLHTGLTMRVEAAKNSFSIKLKGLCTYDKIKLIKDMSHGIKIHYGEAPKRETLEKDFDLIVDATGFHRALLPKPRKELWVPTIQYKVRYDEPPLNDFLIRPFPSMTGYFWYFPLEDGYAHIGAGDKNRRHVEIVDDFIREHNGRVFKKVGRPIRLSPPALCEPFYDGKVVGVGESIGTVYALLGEGIIPSTICADLFVENINDIPRYRKLVLEKFKIYHTVYNFVKSKINNEFSMAKHLPDLIKIYSYMKKREDRFGMHIRLADMMKITRV, translated from the coding sequence GTGAAGATAGCAGTCGTGGGAATGGGGGTCGCTGGCGCATACGTAGCCAACAGGTTGAGCAATGCGCATGATGTTATTGGTTTTGAAAGAATGAGGGAGCAGGATCATGATTCTATATGTGCATGGGGTACGACCAAAGCTTTAATGACTGAATTAACCAACAAATGCGGTCTCAAATTTGAAGATTATTTGCTCCATACCGGCTTGACAATGCGTGTTGAAGCTGCTAAAAATTCCTTTTCTATAAAGCTCAAGGGTTTATGCACATATGACAAAATAAAACTCATCAAGGATATGTCTCATGGCATAAAGATCCATTATGGTGAAGCTCCTAAGAGAGAGACATTGGAAAAGGATTTCGATCTCATAGTTGATGCGACAGGATTTCACAGGGCGTTACTACCAAAGCCAAGAAAGGAGTTGTGGGTTCCGACTATACAGTATAAAGTAAGGTACGATGAACCACCCCTGAATGATTTTCTCATAAGGCCGTTTCCATCCATGACGGGATACTTTTGGTATTTTCCGTTGGAAGATGGATATGCTCACATCGGCGCAGGAGATAAGAACAGAAGACACGTTGAAATTGTCGATGATTTTATACGGGAACATAACGGTAGGGTGTTCAAGAAGGTCGGCAGGCCCATAAGATTGAGTCCTCCTGCATTATGCGAACCGTTCTATGATGGAAAGGTTGTGGGTGTAGGCGAATCAATTGGTACAGTGTATGCATTGCTCGGTGAAGGAATAATTCCAAGCACCATATGTGCCGATTTATTTGTTGAAAACATAAACGACATCCCAAGGTACAGGAAATTAGTGTTAGAGAAGTTTAAGATTTATCATACCGTCTATAATTTTGTAAAAAGTAAGATCAACAACGAGTTCAGTATGGCTAAACATCTGCCAGACCTTATCAAAATTTATTCATACATGAAGAAAAGAGAAGACAGATTTGGAATGCACATAAGGTTGGCAGATATGATGAAGATAACTAGGGTTTAA